In Desulfofundulus kuznetsovii DSM 6115, the following are encoded in one genomic region:
- the ltrA gene encoding group II intron reverse transcriptase/maturase gives MEQVVARENMLAALKRVERNGGAPGVDGIPTERLRDQIRAEWPRIREELLAGTYRPMPVRRVEIPKPGGGKRLLGIPTAMDRLIQQALLQVLTPIFDPQFSEASYGFRPGRRAHDAVRKARQYVEEGYEWAVDLDIEKFFDRVNHDILMARVARKVTDKRVLTLIRRYLQAGVMVNGVVMETAEGTPQGGPLSPLLANILLDDLDKELEKRGHKFVRYADDCNIYVKSKRAGERVMASIRKFLQERLKLRINEQKSAVDRPWKLKFLGFSMYKAKAGRILIRLAPQTIKRVKMKIREITSRNKPVSMAERIERLNAYLGGWMGYFALAETPSIFKNLEGWMRRRLRMCLWKQWKRVRTRYRELRALGLPEWVVHEFANARKGPWRMAHGPMNRALGNAYWQSQGLMSLTERYSYLRQAW, from the coding sequence ATGGAGCAGGTGGTGGCCAGGGAGAACATGCTGGCCGCCCTGAAGCGGGTAGAGCGGAACGGAGGCGCGCCAGGCGTAGATGGCATCCCGACCGAACGGCTTCGGGACCAAATCCGTGCTGAATGGCCGCGCATCCGGGAGGAACTGCTCGCAGGTACTTATAGACCGATGCCCGTGCGCCGGGTCGAAATCCCGAAACCCGGGGGAGGCAAACGGCTATTAGGGATACCTACCGCAATGGACCGCCTGATCCAGCAGGCGCTCCTGCAAGTATTGACGCCCATTTTCGACCCGCAATTCTCAGAGGCCAGCTACGGGTTTCGGCCCGGAAGGAGAGCCCATGACGCGGTAAGGAAAGCGCGTCAATACGTGGAAGAAGGATACGAATGGGCGGTGGACCTGGACATAGAGAAATTCTTTGACCGGGTAAACCACGACATTCTCATGGCCCGTGTGGCCCGGAAAGTGACGGATAAGAGGGTACTCACCCTTATCCGCCGCTATCTCCAGGCAGGCGTCATGGTGAACGGAGTGGTCATGGAAACGGCAGAAGGGACGCCGCAGGGTGGACCTTTAAGCCCACTTCTGGCTAACATTCTGCTGGACGACCTGGACAAAGAACTGGAGAAGAGGGGTCACAAGTTTGTCCGCTATGCTGACGACTGTAACATCTACGTCAAAAGCAAGCGGGCGGGAGAAAGGGTCATGGCCAGTATCCGTAAGTTCCTGCAGGAGCGGTTGAAGCTCAGAATTAACGAGCAGAAAAGCGCGGTAGACCGGCCGTGGAAACTGAAATTCCTGGGGTTTAGCATGTACAAGGCCAAAGCAGGGCGAATCCTTATCCGCCTGGCACCGCAAACCATCAAACGGGTGAAGATGAAAATTCGGGAGATAACTTCCCGGAATAAGCCCGTAAGCATGGCGGAGCGCATAGAGCGGCTAAACGCCTACCTGGGCGGGTGGATGGGCTACTTTGCTCTGGCCGAAACGCCCAGCATTTTCAAGAACCTGGAAGGCTGGATGCGGAGGAGGCTGCGCATGTGCCTCTGGAAGCAGTGGAAGCGAGTACGGACAAGGTACCGCGAGCTACGTGCACTGGGACTGCCTGAATGGGTAGTACATGAATTCGCCAACGCTCGCAAAGGGCCTTGGCGGATGGCCCACGGGCCAATGAATAGAGCCCTGGGCAACGCCTACTGGCAGTCCCAGGGCCTGATGAGCTTAACCGAACGCTATTCTTATCTTCGTCAAGCTTGGTGA
- a CDS encoding flagellin, producing the protein MIINHNIAALNTYRQLSTNNVLANKSLEKLSSGLRIVRAGDDAAGLAISEKMRAQIRGLEMASKNAQDAISLIQTAEGALNETHSILQRMRELAVQSANDTNTAVDREELQKEVDQLSQELSRIGNTTEFNTQKLLNGTFKGVFHIGANEKQNLTVGINDMRAYALGVVGDATIEVTASVTDGGNTVVDIADGTYTVQLNDQTGKYELINANGQAVAESTNGKSWAAKSGDDTLTFTEAVKSGTVTISSGTATATGQVANSGLQAGVYKYDGSQKALLDSNGEVIAVSTDAITFKDYAGNTLITFSAAITDGTEVTVRGIDISSKQAANSAVTTINNAIEKVSAERSKLGAYQNRLEHTINNLGTSSENLTAAESRIRDIDMAKEMMQFAKMNILQQAATAMLAQANQQPQMVLQLLR; encoded by the coding sequence ATGATCATCAACCACAACATCGCGGCGCTGAACACATATCGCCAGCTTTCGACTAACAATGTCCTGGCCAACAAGTCGCTGGAGAAACTCTCTTCGGGCTTGCGCATCGTGCGCGCCGGGGACGACGCCGCAGGCCTGGCCATCAGCGAAAAAATGCGGGCACAGATTCGTGGACTAGAGATGGCTTCCAAGAATGCGCAGGATGCTATCTCGCTGATTCAAACGGCAGAAGGTGCTTTGAACGAAACCCATAGCATCCTTCAACGCATGCGTGAGCTGGCTGTTCAATCTGCCAATGACACTAATACTGCAGTCGACCGTGAAGAGCTGCAAAAGGAAGTAGATCAGCTCTCTCAGGAGCTTTCAAGAATCGGAAATACTACCGAGTTCAACACTCAAAAACTGCTCAACGGCACTTTTAAAGGCGTATTTCATATTGGGGCTAATGAAAAGCAGAATCTGACAGTGGGCATCAACGATATGCGCGCATATGCGCTTGGAGTTGTTGGAGATGCAACAATTGAGGTAACTGCCAGTGTGACAGATGGCGGCAACACGGTAGTAGATATTGCTGACGGTACGTATACTGTCCAGCTAAATGACCAGACTGGCAAATATGAGCTCATCAACGCGAACGGACAAGCAGTAGCCGAGAGCACAAATGGCAAATCATGGGCAGCGAAAAGCGGTGACGATACCCTAACATTCACAGAAGCTGTTAAAAGTGGTACCGTTACAATTAGCAGCGGCACGGCTACTGCTACAGGACAGGTAGCTAACAGTGGACTGCAAGCTGGGGTTTATAAGTACGACGGTTCCCAAAAGGCGTTGTTGGATAGCAACGGTGAGGTAATTGCAGTGTCAACTGATGCGATAACATTTAAAGATTATGCTGGCAACACATTAATTACTTTCAGTGCCGCAATAACTGACGGAACTGAAGTGACAGTAAGGGGAATAGATATCTCTAGCAAACAGGCGGCTAACTCTGCTGTAACCACAATTAACAATGCTATAGAAAAAGTCTCTGCTGAACGTTCAAAGCTTGGCGCTTATCAAAACCGGCTAGAACACACTATTAACAACCTCGGCACCTCTTCTGAAAACCTGACTGCTGCCGAGTCCCGTATCCGCGACATTGACATGGCCAAGGAGATGATGCAGTTCGCCAAGATGAACATCCTCCAACAGGCCGCCACCGCCATGCTAGCCCAGGCCAACCAGCAGCCTCAGATGGTGCTGCAATTGCTGCGGTAA
- a CDS encoding RNA-guided endonuclease InsQ/TnpB family protein, whose amino-acid sequence MSRCKNKAVKEPKAHSLEQAVDVLVEKFPLHLNPEQTLLARNLQMEAAKVWNAACNIHRTIYGRYGYWLSEGAIKALLKGKYGLHSQSVQAVVETYFECCERTRELHLQGHTEWKYPYRRKRFFTVTWEKAAITHKGRILKLSNGWGREPLMVKLPKGLTNATILQAQLVWHRNQYWLHVTVEKPALLKVQGNVCAAIDPGEVHALTITDGDGALVISGRLLRSLNRLRNKVLRQLQRAISKTKEGSRKRRKLLAKKYRFLNWIERRIEHILHAVSANAVRWCLGRSVKTAYIGNPEGVRERDCGRHHNQRMSQWAFGKLRGLLAYKLSRHGIELIPVDERGTSGTCPVCGEYTRQTGRVYRCGNASCGFTGIHRDVLGASGILDKALYGSFTRGRKLPGKVEYLRPQVLAPKRAA is encoded by the coding sequence GTGAGCCGGTGCAAAAACAAGGCGGTCAAGGAACCGAAAGCTCATTCCCTGGAGCAAGCCGTAGACGTCCTGGTGGAAAAGTTTCCCCTGCACCTTAACCCGGAGCAAACTCTTTTAGCCCGCAACCTGCAAATGGAAGCGGCCAAAGTCTGGAACGCCGCCTGCAACATCCACCGCACCATATACGGCAGGTATGGTTACTGGCTGAGCGAAGGTGCAATTAAAGCGCTGCTCAAAGGCAAATACGGCCTTCACTCCCAATCGGTGCAGGCCGTGGTGGAAACCTACTTCGAGTGCTGCGAGCGCACCAGGGAACTGCACCTGCAGGGTCACACTGAATGGAAGTACCCTTACCGCCGGAAAAGGTTTTTCACTGTTACCTGGGAAAAAGCCGCCATTACCCATAAAGGGCGTATATTGAAACTTTCCAACGGTTGGGGCAGAGAACCGCTGATGGTAAAGCTCCCGAAAGGGCTTACCAACGCCACAATCCTGCAGGCGCAACTGGTCTGGCACCGTAATCAATACTGGCTGCACGTAACGGTGGAGAAACCGGCCCTGTTAAAAGTTCAGGGCAACGTTTGTGCGGCCATCGACCCGGGCGAAGTGCATGCCCTGACCATCACCGACGGCGATGGTGCTTTAGTGATCAGCGGCAGGCTACTCCGGTCGCTCAACCGCTTGAGAAACAAGGTGCTGCGGCAGTTGCAACGGGCCATTTCCAAAACGAAGGAAGGTTCCAGGAAGCGCAGGAAACTCCTGGCTAAAAAGTACCGTTTCCTCAACTGGATCGAGCGGCGGATAGAACATATCCTGCACGCCGTATCCGCCAACGCCGTCCGCTGGTGCCTGGGAAGGAGCGTTAAAACGGCTTACATCGGCAACCCGGAAGGTGTGCGCGAAAGGGACTGCGGCAGACACCACAACCAGCGCATGAGCCAGTGGGCCTTCGGCAAGCTGCGCGGTTTGCTGGCATACAAGCTCAGTCGTCACGGCATAGAGCTGATTCCGGTGGATGAGCGTGGCACCTCCGGCACCTGCCCGGTATGCGGGGAGTACACCAGACAGACCGGGCGCGTATACCGGTGCGGCAATGCTTCCTGCGGGTTTACCGGGATTCACCGGGACGTGCTGGGAGCCAGCGGCATCCTTGACAAAGCTCTGTACGGGAGTTTCACCAGGGGCCGCAAGCTGCCCGGGAAAGTGGAATACCTGCGGCCGCAGGTATTGGCGCCGAAAAGAGCGGCCTGA
- the csrA gene encoding carbon storage regulator CsrA gives MLVLTRKKGQSLVIGRDIRVVVVEVTGDFVRLGIEAPPEVAVFREEIYRDVQEENRTALVTRELAARLRAQVENKNEKATRK, from the coding sequence ATGCTGGTACTCACCAGGAAAAAAGGCCAGTCCCTGGTCATCGGCCGGGACATCCGTGTCGTGGTGGTGGAGGTCACCGGCGACTTCGTGCGCCTGGGCATCGAGGCGCCGCCGGAGGTGGCCGTCTTCCGGGAAGAAATCTACAGGGACGTGCAGGAGGAAAACCGCACCGCCCTGGTTACAAGGGAGCTGGCGGCAAGGCTGAGAGCGCAGGTCGAAAACAAAAACGAAAAAGCCACCCGCAAGTAG
- the fliW gene encoding flagellar assembly protein FliW gives MSSEKGKTITFPAGLPGLPAELTEFELVAVAEESPFFFLQSLQDENIGFILVNPFAFFPNYEFDLPEEDARALGIKAPEEAAVFCIVNASRGLARATVNLLAPVVVNAATGTARQVVLVDERYSIRQPLSGPRPENREPAGSGTRPAGEPCPPASSRSQPRPASPNRPRPQKDSPSRHLSGTGPESPPGDAGTGEGAEPAGEGK, from the coding sequence TTGTCGTCTGAAAAAGGCAAAACCATCACCTTTCCTGCCGGGCTGCCGGGCCTGCCCGCGGAATTGACCGAGTTCGAACTGGTGGCCGTGGCGGAAGAATCGCCCTTTTTCTTTTTGCAGTCCCTGCAGGACGAAAACATCGGCTTCATCCTGGTGAACCCTTTCGCCTTTTTCCCCAACTACGAGTTCGACCTGCCCGAGGAGGATGCCCGGGCCCTGGGTATAAAGGCCCCGGAAGAGGCGGCCGTCTTCTGCATCGTCAACGCCAGCCGCGGCCTGGCCCGCGCCACCGTCAACCTCCTGGCCCCGGTGGTGGTGAACGCGGCCACCGGTACGGCCCGCCAGGTGGTGCTGGTGGACGAGCGCTACTCCATCAGGCAACCGCTGAGCGGGCCCCGTCCGGAAAACCGGGAACCGGCCGGGTCCGGAACCAGGCCGGCCGGCGAACCCTGCCCGCCGGCCAGTTCCCGTTCCCAGCCCCGGCCAGCCTCCCCCAACCGCCCCCGGCCCCAGAAGGATTCCCCGTCCCGGCACCTCTCCGGAACCGGGCCCGAATCCCCACCGGGCGATGCCGGGACGGGCGAAGGGGCGGAACCCGCCGGGGAGGGGAAATAA
- a CDS encoding flagellar hook-associated protein 2, whose protein sequence is MTSILPATSSLRIGGLASGIDTDSIIKELMKAQRIPLDRLNQNKQVLLWQQEDYRAIYDSLRAFRDRVFNMKLQATYLAKKASSSNEAAVTATANPTATPGTYTVTVNKLATGVSKVSQIELNDETKDGTILTLKDQFSLTTDTISFTLKGSKGEKDFFFDTTKDTIYDVVKKINDANLGITASYDSNLNRFILATTSTGKDAIVNVTKDDNHFLSDASDYGTGTPSNTLKLKLVTGTEVTGQDAEFNLSIGDANVNSYTSSTNTVTVAGITLNLKQADPNNPVTITVSNDTDAVFNAIKDFVSAYNEIIDKINGKLTEPRYRDYLPLTDEQREQLSDEQEKKWEEKARSGLLRGDSLLESVVSRMRATMSAIVPGLAAGYDTLADVGITTLSYEERGKLYIDEAKLKGALQKDPDGVMNLFTKSAENYAEKGIAMRLYDDVNSAMALISARAGTSSSYSTADNSAIGRQIAAMNERISTMEERLRQLEDRYWRQFTAMEQAIQQMNAQSAWLAMQLGMGQGR, encoded by the coding sequence ATGACTTCCATCCTACCCGCCACTTCCAGCCTGCGCATCGGCGGGCTGGCTTCGGGCATAGACACCGATTCCATTATCAAGGAACTGATGAAGGCACAGAGGATACCCCTGGACCGGCTGAATCAGAACAAGCAGGTACTCCTCTGGCAGCAGGAGGACTACCGGGCCATCTACGACAGCCTGCGCGCCTTCCGGGACAGGGTTTTCAACATGAAGCTGCAGGCCACATACCTGGCGAAGAAGGCTTCTTCGTCCAACGAGGCCGCTGTAACCGCCACGGCTAACCCTACCGCCACGCCCGGGACGTATACTGTAACGGTAAATAAGCTGGCCACAGGGGTGTCCAAGGTAAGCCAGATAGAGTTGAATGACGAAACCAAGGACGGGACCATCCTAACCCTGAAGGATCAGTTTAGTCTGACGACGGATACTATCTCTTTTACCCTCAAAGGTAGCAAAGGGGAAAAGGACTTCTTTTTTGACACCACCAAGGACACCATTTATGACGTTGTCAAGAAGATCAACGACGCCAACCTGGGGATAACCGCCTCCTACGACTCCAACTTGAACCGCTTTATTCTTGCCACCACCTCTACGGGCAAGGATGCGATAGTAAACGTGACTAAAGACGATAACCATTTTCTTTCAGATGCCTCCGATTACGGTACGGGCACTCCCAGCAATACCCTAAAGTTGAAGCTGGTTACAGGGACGGAGGTAACCGGCCAGGACGCTGAGTTCAACCTCAGTATCGGCGATGCCAACGTGAACTCCTATACGAGCTCTACCAACACCGTTACGGTGGCCGGCATCACGCTCAACTTAAAGCAGGCCGACCCTAACAACCCTGTCACCATCACCGTCTCCAACGACACCGACGCCGTGTTCAACGCCATCAAGGATTTCGTTTCCGCCTATAACGAAATCATAGACAAGATCAACGGCAAGCTCACGGAGCCACGCTACCGGGACTACCTGCCGCTCACCGACGAGCAGCGGGAACAGCTTTCCGATGAGCAGGAAAAGAAGTGGGAGGAGAAGGCCAGGAGCGGCCTCCTGCGCGGCGACAGCCTCCTGGAGAGTGTGGTTTCCAGGATGCGCGCTACAATGTCCGCTATTGTGCCGGGGCTGGCTGCCGGGTACGACACGCTGGCCGATGTTGGAATCACCACCCTTTCCTACGAGGAAAGGGGGAAGCTCTACATTGACGAAGCCAAGCTGAAAGGCGCCCTGCAGAAAGACCCGGACGGGGTGATGAATTTATTTACAAAGAGTGCGGAGAACTATGCGGAAAAGGGCATCGCCATGCGGCTTTACGACGACGTGAACAGCGCCATGGCCCTCATTTCCGCCCGGGCCGGCACCAGCAGTTCCTACAGCACCGCGGACAACAGCGCCATCGGCAGGCAGATAGCCGCCATGAACGAACGCATCAGCACCATGGAAGAGCGCCTGCGGCAGCTGGAGGACCGCTACTGGCGGCAGTTCACCGCCATGGAGCAGGCCATTCAGCAGATGAACGCCCAGAGTGCCTGGCTGGCCATGCAACTGGGCATGGGCCAGGGCCGTTAA
- the fliS gene encoding flagellar export chaperone FliS, giving the protein MQAASNPYQQYLQNAVLTADPGRLTLMLYTGAVRFIRQASDCLAARDIPGAHRACLRAQDIIVYLLETVNREMEVGKNLSALYDYMYRRLVEANVKKDAAVLDEVAGLLEELADTWEQALKLKGQQVAGG; this is encoded by the coding sequence ATGCAGGCGGCTTCAAACCCCTACCAGCAATACCTCCAAAACGCCGTGCTCACCGCCGACCCGGGGCGGCTGACGCTCATGCTTTACACCGGGGCGGTCAGATTCATCCGCCAGGCCAGTGACTGCCTGGCCGCCCGGGACATCCCCGGCGCGCACCGGGCATGCCTGCGCGCCCAGGACATCATCGTGTACCTCCTGGAAACCGTCAACCGGGAGATGGAAGTCGGTAAAAACCTTTCCGCCCTCTACGATTACATGTACCGGCGCCTGGTGGAGGCAAACGTGAAAAAGGACGCAGCCGTCCTGGACGAAGTGGCCGGGCTGCTGGAAGAACTGGCCGATACCTGGGAACAGGCCCTCAAACTGAAAGGGCAACAGGTGGCGGGAGGTTGA
- a CDS encoding Uma2 family endonuclease codes for MIYQKVVGRFYARLERLLSGTPCEPFVAPTDVVLSEYDVVQPDVFVVCDQGIEVPLREIFQATKPMEKKDNE; via the coding sequence GTGATATACCAAAAAGTCGTGGGGCGCTTTTACGCCCGTTTGGAGAGGCTTCTGTCCGGCACACCTTGCGAGCCGTTTGTCGCGCCTACCGACGTCGTACTTTCGGAATACGATGTGGTTCAGCCCGACGTGTTTGTGGTATGTGACCAGGGCATCGAAGTTCCCCTCCGGGAAATATTTCAGGCAACGAAGCCTATGGAAAAAAAAGATAATGAGTGA
- a CDS encoding flagellar protein FlaG, translating into MKVGAGGLQSLASQEVAPLRRIEPPAAVKREDVFPQGAPPPEEGGFSREELVAAVGRLNQAAEAYNQPLEFLVREDGENLRVEVAEKGTGAVKGEVPGHVVLEAAREPHKTIGLLLDRYL; encoded by the coding sequence ATGAAAGTAGGAGCGGGTGGATTGCAGTCTCTGGCGTCTCAAGAGGTGGCGCCGCTGCGGCGGATTGAGCCTCCGGCGGCGGTAAAGCGGGAGGATGTCTTTCCCCAGGGTGCGCCTCCACCGGAAGAAGGGGGCTTCAGCCGGGAGGAACTGGTGGCCGCAGTGGGCCGGCTGAACCAGGCGGCAGAGGCCTACAACCAGCCCCTGGAGTTTCTGGTGCGGGAAGACGGGGAAAACCTCCGGGTGGAAGTGGCCGAAAAGGGTACAGGGGCGGTAAAAGGGGAAGTTCCCGGCCATGTCGTGCTGGAGGCGGCGCGGGAACCGCATAAAACCATCGGCCTGCTCCTGGACCGGTACCTTTAA
- the cheB gene encoding chemotaxis-specific protein-glutamate methyltransferase CheB — MAAIRVLVVDDSALMRRLITRLLESRGYNVIDTAADGKEAVAKICALKPDVVSLDLEMPVLDGLGVLRRVMKECPVPVVMLSSHTTAGARATMRALSLGAVDFVAKPSGPGRLDAMVDELVEKLRAAATVAASKLVRPGVGMAFHPFPAGKAGPSLPPPRGKRPGDARTPPGPPGKPAGVSGRKEVPPVIPADIGSVPEQHAGTPSSMPPARDGMLSLHPAGRSPTGAPAGTAGRAADAGRAKADRDTTAGGTVPRLVVVPKRSPRIDLVVIGSSTGGPAALQVIIPALPEDFPAAVVLVQHLPVGFSGPLAEHLNRRSRLPVKHAEEGDPVVPGRVLVAPAGFDLTFRGRPGHVTVHLNAGSGPVPPGGFRPSVDGVMLSAAEIFGARVMGVLLTGMGRDGARGMAAIREKGGPTIAQDESTCVVFGMPKAAIDLGAALKVVPLGEVAGEIARLV, encoded by the coding sequence GTGGCGGCGATTCGCGTGCTGGTAGTGGACGACTCGGCCTTGATGCGCCGTTTAATCACCCGCCTGCTGGAAAGCCGGGGGTATAATGTAATTGACACCGCGGCGGACGGTAAAGAGGCGGTGGCCAAGATCTGCGCCCTGAAACCCGACGTGGTCTCCCTGGACCTGGAAATGCCGGTACTGGACGGCCTGGGGGTACTGCGAAGGGTGATGAAGGAATGCCCCGTCCCGGTGGTCATGCTCAGCTCCCACACCACCGCCGGCGCCCGGGCCACCATGCGGGCCCTGTCTCTGGGAGCGGTGGATTTTGTAGCCAAACCCTCCGGCCCGGGGCGGCTGGACGCCATGGTCGACGAGCTGGTGGAAAAACTGCGCGCCGCCGCCACAGTGGCCGCAAGCAAGCTGGTACGCCCCGGGGTGGGCATGGCATTTCACCCGTTTCCCGCCGGAAAAGCCGGGCCTTCACTGCCGCCACCCCGGGGAAAAAGGCCGGGGGATGCCCGGACGCCTCCCGGCCCGCCGGGCAAACCGGCCGGCGTCTCCGGCAGGAAAGAGGTGCCCCCGGTTATACCGGCAGACATAGGCTCCGTTCCGGAACAGCATGCCGGTACACCCTCCAGCATGCCGCCCGCCAGGGATGGAATGCTTTCCTTGCACCCCGCAGGCCGTTCACCGACCGGGGCTCCCGCCGGTACGGCCGGCAGGGCCGCTGACGCCGGCAGGGCGAAAGCGGACCGGGACACCACGGCCGGCGGCACTGTGCCCCGGCTGGTGGTGGTACCAAAACGCTCCCCTCGTATCGACCTGGTCGTAATAGGCTCCTCCACCGGCGGCCCGGCCGCGCTGCAGGTGATTATTCCCGCCCTGCCGGAAGATTTTCCCGCCGCCGTGGTGCTGGTGCAGCACCTGCCGGTGGGCTTTTCCGGCCCCCTGGCCGAACACCTGAACCGCCGCAGCCGCCTGCCGGTAAAACACGCAGAAGAAGGCGATCCCGTCGTCCCGGGCCGGGTGCTGGTGGCCCCGGCCGGTTTCGACCTCACCTTTCGCGGGCGGCCCGGTCATGTCACCGTTCACCTGAACGCCGGCAGCGGGCCCGTGCCTCCCGGGGGGTTCCGCCCTTCGGTGGACGGGGTGATGCTCTCGGCGGCGGAAATCTTCGGGGCACGGGTCATGGGGGTCCTCCTCACGGGCATGGGCCGGGACGGCGCCAGGGGCATGGCCGCCATCAGGGAAAAAGGCGGCCCCACCATCGCCCAGGACGAATCCACGTGTGTGGTCTTCGGCATGCCCAAAGCGGCCATCGACCTGGGAGCGGCACTGAAAGTCGTCCCCCTGGGGGAAGTGGCGGGGGAGATCGCCAGGCTGGTGTAG